The window AGGCGTCCTCATATTTGGCGGCGGTCCAACTGCGCTGTGCGCTTATGTGGGCGGAAATCTTGTGACGACACCGTCTAGAGCGGGGCAGATTTGCGGTGATTACAGGGAGTGGAGCATAGGGAATTCGAATCCCTGACCTCTTCATTGCGAACGAAGCGCTCTACCAACTGAGCTAATGCCCCCTTTTCCTGTCGGACGAGCTATGGGTTGCCAGACGCGGAGGCGGGAATCAAGGGGGAAATCGGGGCGAAACCATTCAGGGTGAATGCCATGCCGATTTCCGCCGGGTATCTCCGGCCGGTCCGGCTGTTTCGCACTGCAAAACACTTCCGGCTTGGCAGTTTCCCTTCCTCCGGTAACGTGGCCGTCACACGACAGGAGAGTTCCACGATCGCGGAACTGAGAACGGCCGGCGCGCGGCGAAAATCCTCCGAACCTGATGCGGGTCGCTCCGCCCTAGGAAGTTCGTACCATCCCGACCTTTTCCTTCCGGCCGCGCCTTTGTCAGGGCGCGGCTTTTTCTTTTCCACGGTTTCCCACTCTCAACTCTCAACCACCGACTCTCGACTCCATGATCGCTCCTGAAGAATCCACCGGCAACGACACCGCGGCAGCCACCCACGACGCCTCGCGCGCTCCCCTGCCCGCCTCGACCCGCGTCTATGTGCAGGGCGAGCTTTTCCCGGAAGTTCTCGTGCCGATGCGCGAGATCACCCTGAATGATACGAAGACCTTCAACGGCCGCATCGAGAAGAACGAGCCGGTGCGCGTCTATGACTGCTCCGGCCCGTGGGGCGATCCCGCCTTCACCGGCACCTCGGACGAGGGCCTGCCCGCGCTGCGCCGCGAGTGGATCCTGCAGCGCGGCGACGTCGAGGCCTACGACGGCCGGAAGGTGCAGCCGCAGGACAATGGCTACCTGACCGAGCGCCACGTGGAATTCGCCTCGAAGTCCGAGCGCGCGAACAAGTTCGTCGAGTTCCCCGGCCTCACCTCCGAGCGCCGCCAGCCGCTCCGCGCAAAGGACAAGCCCGTCACGCAGAAGTGGTATGCCGACAATGGCATCATCACGCCCGAGATGGAGTTCATCGCCATCCGTGAAAACATGCGCCGCGCGAAGATCGCGGACATGAAGGAGGACATCGTCCGCAACAACCTCGAGAAGCAGCATTCCGGATCGAACCAGCTCCCGGACAGCCCCTACACGCCGGGCATCTTCCGCCGCTTCCCGCAGCGCATCCCGGCTGAGATCACCCCGGAATTCGTCCGCAGCGAGGTGGCCGCCGGTCGCGCGATCATCCCGCTGAATGTGAACCACCCGGAGTGCGAGCCGATGATCATCGGTCGGAATTTCCTTGTGAAGATCAATGCCAACATCGGCAACTCCGCCGTCGCCTCGTCGATCGAGGAAGAGGTGGAAAAGATGCGCTGGGCCACGAAGTGGGGTGCGGACACCGTGATGGACCTCTCCACCGGCAAGAACATCCACGCCACCCGCGAGTGGATCCTGCGGAATTCCCCCGTGCCCATCGGCACCGTGCCGATCTATCAGGCGCTGGAAAAGGTGAATGGCAAGGCCGAGGACCTCACCTGGGAGCTCTACCGCGACACCCTCATCGAGCAGGCGGAGCAGGGCGTGGACTACTTCACCATCCATGCCGGCGTGCTGCTCCGCTTCGTCCCGCTCACCGCCAGCCGCATGACGGGCATCGTCTCGCGCGGCGGCTCCATCATGGCGAAGTGGTGCCTGGCGCACCACAAGGAGAACTTCCTCTACACCCATTGGGACGAGATCTGCGACATCTGCGCCGCCTACGATGTCTCCTTCTCCATCGGCGATGGCCTGCGCCCCGGCTCGGTGGCGGATGCGAATGACAAGGCGCAATTCGGCGAGCTGGAAGTGCAGGGCGAGCTCACGAAGCGCGCCTGGGCAAAGGGCTGCCAGGTCATGAACGAAGGCCCCGGCCACGTCCCGATGCACATGATCGAGGAAAACATGGCCAAGCAACTCGAGTGGTGCCACGAGGCTCCCTTCTACACCCTCGGGCCGCTCACCACCGACATCGCCCCCGGCTACGACCACATCACCAGCGGCATCGGTGCCGCCATGATCGGGTGGTATGGCTGCGCCATGCTCTGCTACGTCACGCCAAAGGAACACCTCGGCCTGCCGAACAAGAAGGACGTCAAGGACGGCGTCATCACCTACAAGCTCGCCGCTCACGCCGCCGACCTCGCCAAAGGCCACCCCGGTGCCCAATACCGCGACAATGCCCTCAGCAAGGCCCGCTTCGAGTTCCGCTGGGAAGACCAGTTCAACCTCGGCCTCGACCCCGAAACCGCCCGCGAATTCCACGACGAAACCCTCCCGCAGGATGGCGCCAAAACCGCCCACTTCTGCTCCATGTGCGGCCCGCACTTCTGCTCGATGAAGATCACCGAAGACGTCCGCAAATACGCCGCCGAACAAGGCATCTCCGAAGAAGCCGCCCTAGAAAAAGGCATGGTTGATAAATCGAAAGAGTTTGTCGAAAAGGGAGCTGAGGTTTACACGCCCGCGTAGAAATCAGATGTCACATCATTGGCATAATATCTACCTACCTCAATAAATGGTCCACATCCAGAGATTAACAATTCTAGACGTTGGACGAATCAGCAATTTGTCTTTGGAGCTTCACCCCGGCGTCAACCTGATCTGTGGACCCAATGGCATTGGAAAGACTACGATCCTAGAATGCATCGGGCAGGCGTTTAGCCGTGCGTACTCAACAATTCTACGAAAGCGAGTAGGATCAGACACGGGCAGCTTCGAGATCGTTGCGACTACCCACGAAGGGCCTCTGGCTTTACGAAATGAATTGAAATTTTTCACCCCTGAAACCACTCGATGGTCAGAGGGTGCAGGGCCATGGGAGAAAAGTGTACTTACACTAAAAACAAACCGCTTCTTCAACTATATAGGGATAGACTCCCTTCAGAGGGACCCCTCAGATGAGAATCGACATCGGGCGCTGGGTGCAACGGGAATCGAATTCACCGACATAAAGAATTGGTTCGTAAATCGACTCCTATTCTCGGCCCATGAAAACGCTCTAACGACGGAACAAATCGCCAATCTAGAACTCTCCAAGGCAGCATTCTCCGCATTGGATCCGACTGTTACGTTTTCACGGATTTTGCCAGCTTCCTTTGACATATTGCTAAATACGTCAAATGGAGAGATATACTTCGAATACCTCTCCTCAGGCTTCAAGTCTTGTCTCTGCCTGATTTTGGGATTAATCAAAGAAATTGAATATAGATTCAATTCACCTTATATTCCCGCATCAGATTTTTCAGGAATCGTGGTTATTGATGAACTAGATCTTCACCTTCATCCCGACTGGCAAGCCAAGCTAGTCCCGTTACTTCGAACCACTTTCCCACACGTCCAATTCGTAGCGGCCACTCACAGCCCTCACATGATACAAGAAGCCCTTCCTCATGAGGTAATCGCACTTACCGCTAATGAGGAAGGCGTGGTATCCCGACGGGAACTTGCATATGGTGATTCAGGATTCCAAGGTTGGACGATCGAAGAGATCCTCACAGACATAATGGGCATGTCAGATACTCGTTCAGAAAAATACCATCAACTAGAGCGGGAATTTGAACATGCCATAGCAGAGAATAACCGAGATGCAGCAGAACGGATTTTTTCCAATTTAGATAGCTTCCTACATCCTACCAATGTTCAGAGGAAGTTGTTCCGTCTTCAGTTCGGACGCCTAGAAGATTGAAGCGATGATCAAACTACAACGTCCGGCATGTCCAGCAGAACTGAACGCTCAAACTCAGGCGGATCTAACTGCCGAATTTATCCGGACCGGTCAGCGAGCTTGGGACAAGCCTTACATTAGGTCCGCTTTACGAGCCATGTCGGGCGCAAAATGCGCATTCTGCGAATGCATGTTAGAAGAAGAAAGCAAATATCTGGAAGTGGAGCACTTTCAGCACAAAGCTCAATATCCCGATTTGGTTGTAGAATGGACTAACCTCCTTCCAGCCTGCCGCCGCTGCAATGGAAAAAAATCAGTCCACGATGTAATTGCAGAGCCCATTGTTAACCCCAGCTCCGAAGATCCACGGGACAGCTTGATTTTCCGATGCTGTCGTTTTGAAGGTCTCAACGAGAAGGGTCGAACCACAGTGGAAACACTGGAAATTAACGACTACCAATCTTTGGCCCTGGTCCGCTTTAAGATTGCACATGAAATATCGGAACAATTATCTGACCTAGCGCAGAGGCTCAGAGAGTTGCCCGATGGGACGGATTGGAACGTGCGCACTCGCAATAGATTTGTCTCAAAACTTAAAAACCTGCTTATCGAGGCGCAGCCGAAGTCAGAATACGCTGCCACTTCGTCTACAGTTTTGCTTAGCAGCAAGGAATACGCTTTCATCAAAGCTGAGTTTCAGCGGCAAGGTGTTTGGGATGAACAGTTGACAGATCTAGAGCAGCTCTCACAAATGATTACATATCCTTGAGATTCAGATTGAGGATCGCAAGGCCCAGTCTCACCTCCCTCAGATCCGACCTGCATTGACAGCGCTTTCATAGGCGGCCTTGGTTGGGCGTGGCGAAAGGTCCGGCAAAATGCCTGTCCCTACATTAAGAAAATCAATCGCCGGGATTTCGATGGGATGCGGCCCCGACTCACAAGCGTTGAAGCCTGACAAGGCGCAGCACTCTCACGGATTCCCATCGACGGATCGCGGCGTCTGGCCGGCTTTGAGCTCTGCGATCTCGGCCTCGAGGCTGGCGAGTCGCGCCTCGATGGCGGCACGCCAATCGTTCTCCGCAGGTGTGTCGGCGGCGGCGGAAGGGGTGACGATGCCGGAGTAGCCGTCTGCGGCGGCGGGTGAAAGGAGGTGGACGAAGGTCTCGACCCGGCGGCCTTCGCCGACGGGGATACGGCGGACAAGCGGACCGTGCGGGTACTCGATGAACCACGTGAGCGTCTCTTCCACTTCCTCCAGGGAGGAGAAGGTGTGCAGCCGGTCGGTGCGCTGGCGGATTTCCCCGGCGCTCTGGGGACCGCGTAGCAGCAGGACGGTCAGGACGGCGCGCTCGCTCCGCTGCATGCTCAGCACGTCCTGGATGCAGTGCTCGAACTTCGGGGCACGGCCGCCGAGGTTCTTTTCGACGAGGTATTTCTCCGAAAGTCCGCGCAGGGCCTCCGCCACTTCGTCCCCGGTGAAGCGGGTCACGGGTTCCCGGCTGGTGGTCTGGTTGCAGGCCAGCAGCAGGGAGTTCGGCGTGAGCGGGTAGCTGTCGGGCGTGAGAATTTCCTTTTCCAACAAGCAGCCGAGGACCCTGGCTTCTTGAAACGTGAGCTGGATTTCAGGGAAGTGCTGCATGGTCGCGCCGGAGTGTAAGGACAGCGGACCCCGAGGCACCACGAGAAAGCACACGGCCCCAAAGCCTGTCGCTGCAATGAAGGAAACGGGCTTGCCGGTCTCGAGGAGCGCGAGTGCCTGTGCTTTGAATTCGGCGGAGTAGCGTCGCCGGTGCTTCGGATTCATGAAAAAGGCCGCCCGCATGCCTGCGAACGACCTTTTGAGGAAATCCAGCCCAAGCGCCGGAGCTCGGTCAGATCCGACGGCGGCGGACGAGAGCGAGAATCCCGAGACCCGAGAGCAGTGCCACGGATGGCTCGGGAATGGTGCTGACCTGAACGTTGTCGATCAGCGATCCGTTCACCCTGCCACCGAGGAAGATCTTCACGTCATCCGTTCCATTCCATGTGAAGGTATCCGTGCCGATCGGAACCCCGTCCACGAAACCCGTGAAATTCACGGTGGATCCGGCGGCAAACGATGTGAACGCGTATTGAAGGGTGAATCTATGAACGGTCGGCGCGCTCGCAGTCCCCATTTCGTTGACATCCATAGTCGGACCGCCGCCTTCGAAAGTCTGCATCCTGCCATCACCCCGTGTCAAAACACCGTAATCAACATTGGCGTTGTTGACCCCGATGTTCTCGGCACTGTTGCCGACGCGGACGCTCATCCAGTCGTCGGCCGCTCCAAATCCATTCAGATCGAAGTCGTATGAAACCGAGAAGCCACCGTCAGCCAGGATGAGCGAGCCGATCGGACCCGTCGCCCAGTTGAAACCGGGACTTGTTCCGAAACGGAGGCCATTGCTTCCACCACCGGACGCCCCTCCCGCCAACCCCGAAGAGAATTGCCAGGCGGTGCTTCCGGCGTTGTTACCCTGACCGGTCCCGCTTGATTGGAGGACTCCGATCAAACCACCGAAATTGGTTTCCGGAGTGGTGCCGGCATTGTAGTTGGGAGACGCCTCGTTGTTGAAGTTTTCGCTATATAAAACAGTCGCCGCACCGGAAGTGCCGACTGGAAGAGCGAACAGAAGCCACGCGAGGTTGATTTTTTTTCTCATCGATTTCAGGGGGTACGCATGTGGAATTGACCGGGCATCCGTGGGAAATTTTCCGCGGATAGAAAAAGTTCCGGGCTATTTTGATCATCGTCGAGAAGCATTTCGGCTATTTTAGATAGCTATGTACGAAGGCCGTTTTTAAAGCTCGCTTCCGACTCCCAACCCAACGATGCTGCTCTGTTCACGAACACGCGCGGATCGGTAAGGAACTCGAATTCAATCAGTCCTAGAGATCTCCATGTGGTAAATCCCGACTGACATGCATTGAAGCCCTAGGAGTGGAATCGGTGCTCTCCGCACCTCCGCGTTTCGATTCCCCTCCCCCTACGGCATCTGCCGGGCCTTGAGCACGGCGATCTCGTATTCGAGATGGATTCCCCGAAGTTGCATACGGCACGGCAAGGGAGGCGAGATGCCTATGGAGCAGGCTCAGGTTTGGGTATCCTGATTTCTAACCATCGAGGCTGGGAAGGAAGCATCCAAACTGATTGTCAGTCATTTACGACACTATCGACTTGGGTTTTGCGGGTTCCCACGTGGCAGATTGTCCCCGGCACGACGCCTGCGAAAAGCGTCGGCGATGAAGCGCGAAACGGAAAACACCTCCCCGAAGTCTCGTCCTGACACCACCCTGCTCGCCATGATCGTGAGCACGGGCATTCTGATCGCGTGGGCCTATTCCACGTCGCGGAATTCGCCGCCGGTGGATTTCCGCTCCGGCGCGATCCCGATCGTTCCGATCCTGCTGGGCGCGGAGTGAGCGGCGGGTCGAGCTGGCCGGTGTCTGTGAGGATTGGGGAGCGTGGGATTGCCTCTCCGTGACAAAGCCGGACGCTGGCGGAGTTATCATGGCGTGACCGCACAGGCTTGATGCCGCCCCGGGCTGGGCGGTAGACATCGGCCTTTCGCTTATCCTGCCACGTCTACCGGCCATGTCATCCGCCCAAGACCAGACCCGCGACATCATTGATCTCATCTGGGATCGCGAGAAGTATTACATCGTGTCCGCGTGCGAATCCGCTCCTTCGCGCGAGGATCTGTTAGCCTTCGCCGCGCGGTATGGAGTGACCTTTCCGGAGGATTATCTGGCCCATGCATCGAACTACTTCGGCGGGCTGTATCTGGTGGTGAACGAGGAGATCTGGCCCCGCCACAAGGCCGGTGATGTGGGGCCTTTCTGGAGTTTCCTTTACGGGGTATTCACCCATGCGCTGAGCGATGAGGCTCCGGAGTGGATGCAGCTCGGCCCCGTTGCCGAGGAGTTCCGGGAGATGGGCCATCAGGTCGTGCCCTTCCTGAAGATCATCGGGGACGCCGATGTCTATTGCTTCGACGCGAACGGGAGCATCCAACGCTGGCTCCATGAGGAAGATGCATTCGAGCCCTACGAGGGCGGCTTCTTCGATCTCCTGCGGCAGGAATTCCTGGAACTCGACGAGCGCCGCAAGCGCAAGGAAGCGGGAGGCGAGACCTCGCCATGACCTCCCGGCTGGCAAGCTTCCGGAGAGCATATCTGGCGTCGCTCGTCATCCTAGGGACCTCCTTTGGCATGGCCGCCGGCGGCTTCATCTTCGATGGCGAAGTGGTCATCGGCGCGTTGTTCCTGGTGGTAGTCGGCATTGCGATAAGTCCTATCCTGCGCCCGGGTGGCATCCTCGGGTGCCTGAAGCTTTCCGTCGCGATCGCCTCGGGAATCGCCGGTCTAGCCGGAGTCTCACTGCTGGCGGACTTCGTCTATCTCGCCAGCACCCGCGGTGGCGAAGGGCCACGCGGCGAGGGTTCACCGATGCAAGGGATCGCCGCCATGATGTTTGTGGCATTGCTTTTCTTTTGCCCCTGGCTTATCACCGCTCTCCGTGGGATCGCCGCGATCCGCGATCAGCCAAGTGATTCCCAGATGCCGTAGGAGCCCCTTCCCCATGAGCGCACCTGTCCGAAGACCGATCTCGCCGAAGGAGGAACTCGTGGTCTCGGTGGTGCTCGCGCTTCCGGTGTGCGCGGCGAGCCTTCTCACGGTGAACCTGATTTCCGGATGGTCCCTTTCGCCGTGGGCTTACGCCGCGTGGACGATCATCTCGCTGGTGTTGTTCGGGGGATTCCTGATGCAGAATACCGTCGAGGCCCTGTTCGTTCTCGTCATCTACGGCGGCTTGATCCTTTTCTGGAGCCGCTTCGCGCCGTCATGGATCATCATGCCCATGGCCGCGGCATGCCTCGCGGCCTACGTCACCACACGGATTCATCGCCACTATATCGACAAGCGATCGTGGATCGAATGAGGGATCTCCCCCGCCCTGCTTCCCCTGGGGCAAAAAAGAAGCGCGGTCGATGAGGCCCGCGCTTCCGGTGATGATGGGATGACCCTGTCGCTTCAGGAAAACCTCACTCCGCGGTGAGCGGCGCGTGGATCTTCTTCAGCTCCTCGGCAGGGATCTTGATGACCTTGCGGTCGTAGGACATGAGACCATTGATCTCTTCCTCGACGTCGGCTGTCTGGGTGTAGACACCGCCGGCGATGCCCTTGGCCTTGAGGTCGGTGAGGATCTGGATCGATTTCACGTAGCGCTCGCGGTATTCCTCGATGCTCTTCGGCAGGCCGCCGTAGCCCCAGTTTTCCTTGCTGACGTTCCAGAGGTGGTCCTTCACCGGCCAGCCGTGGCCGCCGAATTCACCGACCACCTTGATGAAGTCATCGTAGCGCTTGTCCTCAGTCGGGAAGCCGGGATCGGGGTAGTGGTGGAGGTCGGCGATATCGCCCACCGGCCAGAAATTGCCACCGCTGGCGATATTGATGTGGCGGGTGGCATCGCGCTTCACCGACCAATCGCCCACCTGCATCGTGCGGTGCTGGCCCCATGCTTCATTGAAGGGAGTCCAGACGACGATGCTGGGGAAGTGGCCGAGCAGCGTGATCATGTCATCCAGCTCGGAGAGCCACTGCTTGTGATCCTCGTCGGACCACTCGGCGTCCTTCGGGTCGAGGTCGAATTTCGTCCACGGCGGGCTCGCACCCCCGCTCACCTGGTCCTGCCAGACCAGCATGCCGATCTTGTCGCAGTGGTAGTAGTAGCGCTGCGGCTCCACCTTGATGTGCTTGCGGATCATGTTGAATCCGGCGTCCTTCAGCCACTGGATCTCGAAGACCATGGCATCGTCGGACGGCGGGGTGAGCAGGCCATCCGGCCACCAGCCCTGGTCGAGCGGGCCCCAGTGGAAGATCGTCTTGCCATTCAGCGTGAAGCGCCAGCGACCGTCCTTGTCCTTCACCTTGCCCACCTGGCGGAGGCCGGTGTAGCTGGTCACCTGGTCGGTGACCTCGTCGCCCTGGCCGAGGATGGACACGCGGATGTCATAGAGGTGCGGGCTTTCCGGAGACCAGAGCTTGGCATTCGGGATCTTGACGGGCTGGCCGCCGGTGCCTTCGGCGATGACCTTGCCATCCTCGAGGACCTCGATCTTGCGGGAGACGTCGGCGTAGTCGGCACCGTGGAGCTTGCCATCCACCTTGATCTCGCCGGTGGCGATGTCGCTGGTGATATTCAGGCCGGTGATGTGCATCTGCGGGACTTCCTCCGCCCATACGGTCTGCCAGATGCCGGAATTCCGCGTGTAGAAGATGCCGCCGGGATTCAGGACCTGCTTGCCGCGGAGCTGGGAGCCGCCGGTGGAATCCTCCACGCGGACAGTGAGCGTGTTGCCGCCTTCCTTCTTCAGCACATCGGTCACATCGAAGTGGAAGGGCAGGTTGCCACCCACGTGGGTGCCCACTTCCTTGTCATTCACCCAGACCTTCGCACGGTAATCGACCGCCTCGAAGTGGAGGATCGTGCGCTTGCCTTCCTTCGGGGTGAGATCGAGCGGGCGGCGGTACCACAGCGCCTCGTAGGGCTGCAGCATGCGGCGCACGCCGGAGAGCTTTGACTCCACCGGATAGGGCACGAGGATCTTGCCCGCCCACTTCGCCGGGGTGCCGGCGTCCAGGGTGGTGATGGCGTAGTCCCAGTGGCCGTTCAGGTTCGTCCACTGCTCGCGCTTGAGCTGCGGGCGGGGATACTCGCGCCAGGCATTCTCCGCGGTGACCTTTTCGCCCCACGGGGTGATGAGCTTCGAATGCACCGCGCCATCGCTGCCGAGCAGCGTCCGCAGGTCGGGCAGGACCTCGGTGTCGATCACGTGGGCATCGATGTACTGGCCGCCGCTGCCCTGGTGGCAATGCACGGCGAGGAGATTCGCACCGGCCACGAGAGTATCGCGGGCGCTGAGTTCCAGCGGCACGATCTTGTAGGCTTGAGTGTAGCCGCTGAATTTCGCGATCTGCTTGCCATTCAGGAAGACCTCCGCGTCATCGTCGTGATGGATGAAGAGCGCGGGCTTCGCGGGCAATTCCTTCAGCTCGAAGGTGCGGCGGAGCCAGATGTCATCGGTGGTCCACTCCGTATTCACGATGCCGCCGGGGGCACGCTTCGGACCTTCCTTGCCGCCGAATCCACCGGGGCCGGACTTCCATGCCGCGTCATCGAAGCCCGGGGCTTCCCAGCCGTCGGCAGGCTTGTCGGTCGTATATTTCCATTGCGGCAGGGCCGGTGGTTCCTGAGCCTGTGTCGTGGCAGCCAGGGCCAGCAGGCCGAGGCAGCCAGCGAGCGCGCGGCGCGGTTTCGGTTGGGTGTCTTTCATGAGAATCGGAAAGGTTTGACCAGTGATACGGGTTTGACCGGGCAATCTTCCACGCATGCCGGACTTTCCCGCAAGGAAAAC of the Luteolibacter flavescens genome contains:
- the thiC gene encoding phosphomethylpyrimidine synthase ThiC encodes the protein MIAPEESTGNDTAAATHDASRAPLPASTRVYVQGELFPEVLVPMREITLNDTKTFNGRIEKNEPVRVYDCSGPWGDPAFTGTSDEGLPALRREWILQRGDVEAYDGRKVQPQDNGYLTERHVEFASKSERANKFVEFPGLTSERRQPLRAKDKPVTQKWYADNGIITPEMEFIAIRENMRRAKIADMKEDIVRNNLEKQHSGSNQLPDSPYTPGIFRRFPQRIPAEITPEFVRSEVAAGRAIIPLNVNHPECEPMIIGRNFLVKINANIGNSAVASSIEEEVEKMRWATKWGADTVMDLSTGKNIHATREWILRNSPVPIGTVPIYQALEKVNGKAEDLTWELYRDTLIEQAEQGVDYFTIHAGVLLRFVPLTASRMTGIVSRGGSIMAKWCLAHHKENFLYTHWDEICDICAAYDVSFSIGDGLRPGSVADANDKAQFGELEVQGELTKRAWAKGCQVMNEGPGHVPMHMIEENMAKQLEWCHEAPFYTLGPLTTDIAPGYDHITSGIGAAMIGWYGCAMLCYVTPKEHLGLPNKKDVKDGVITYKLAAHAADLAKGHPGAQYRDNALSKARFEFRWEDQFNLGLDPETAREFHDETLPQDGAKTAHFCSMCGPHFCSMKITEDVRKYAAEQGISEEAALEKGMVDKSKEFVEKGAEVYTPA
- a CDS encoding AAA family ATPase — protein: MVHIQRLTILDVGRISNLSLELHPGVNLICGPNGIGKTTILECIGQAFSRAYSTILRKRVGSDTGSFEIVATTHEGPLALRNELKFFTPETTRWSEGAGPWEKSVLTLKTNRFFNYIGIDSLQRDPSDENRHRALGATGIEFTDIKNWFVNRLLFSAHENALTTEQIANLELSKAAFSALDPTVTFSRILPASFDILLNTSNGEIYFEYLSSGFKSCLCLILGLIKEIEYRFNSPYIPASDFSGIVVIDELDLHLHPDWQAKLVPLLRTTFPHVQFVAATHSPHMIQEALPHEVIALTANEEGVVSRRELAYGDSGFQGWTIEEILTDIMGMSDTRSEKYHQLEREFEHAIAENNRDAAERIFSNLDSFLHPTNVQRKLFRLQFGRLED
- a CDS encoding HNH endonuclease, translated to MIKLQRPACPAELNAQTQADLTAEFIRTGQRAWDKPYIRSALRAMSGAKCAFCECMLEEESKYLEVEHFQHKAQYPDLVVEWTNLLPACRRCNGKKSVHDVIAEPIVNPSSEDPRDSLIFRCCRFEGLNEKGRTTVETLEINDYQSLALVRFKIAHEISEQLSDLAQRLRELPDGTDWNVRTRNRFVSKLKNLLIEAQPKSEYAATSSTVLLSSKEYAFIKAEFQRQGVWDEQLTDLEQLSQMITYP
- a CDS encoding YceH family protein codes for the protein MNPKHRRRYSAEFKAQALALLETGKPVSFIAATGFGAVCFLVVPRGPLSLHSGATMQHFPEIQLTFQEARVLGCLLEKEILTPDSYPLTPNSLLLACNQTTSREPVTRFTGDEVAEALRGLSEKYLVEKNLGGRAPKFEHCIQDVLSMQRSERAVLTVLLLRGPQSAGEIRQRTDRLHTFSSLEEVEETLTWFIEYPHGPLVRRIPVGEGRRVETFVHLLSPAAADGYSGIVTPSAAADTPAENDWRAAIEARLASLEAEIAELKAGQTPRSVDGNP
- a CDS encoding PEP-CTERM sorting domain-containing protein; translated protein: MRKKINLAWLLFALPVGTSGAATVLYSENFNNEASPNYNAGTTPETNFGGLIGVLQSSGTGQGNNAGSTAWQFSSGLAGGASGGGSNGLRFGTSPGFNWATGPIGSLILADGGFSVSYDFDLNGFGAADDWMSVRVGNSAENIGVNNANVDYGVLTRGDGRMQTFEGGGPTMDVNEMGTASAPTVHRFTLQYAFTSFAAGSTVNFTGFVDGVPIGTDTFTWNGTDDVKIFLGGRVNGSLIDNVQVSTIPEPSVALLSGLGILALVRRRRI
- a CDS encoding SMI1/KNR4 family protein, which codes for MSSAQDQTRDIIDLIWDREKYYIVSACESAPSREDLLAFAARYGVTFPEDYLAHASNYFGGLYLVVNEEIWPRHKAGDVGPFWSFLYGVFTHALSDEAPEWMQLGPVAEEFREMGHQVVPFLKIIGDADVYCFDANGSIQRWLHEEDAFEPYEGGFFDLLRQEFLELDERRKRKEAGGETSP
- a CDS encoding glycoside hydrolase family 2 protein — protein: MKDTQPKPRRALAGCLGLLALAATTQAQEPPALPQWKYTTDKPADGWEAPGFDDAAWKSGPGGFGGKEGPKRAPGGIVNTEWTTDDIWLRRTFELKELPAKPALFIHHDDDAEVFLNGKQIAKFSGYTQAYKIVPLELSARDTLVAGANLLAVHCHQGSGGQYIDAHVIDTEVLPDLRTLLGSDGAVHSKLITPWGEKVTAENAWREYPRPQLKREQWTNLNGHWDYAITTLDAGTPAKWAGKILVPYPVESKLSGVRRMLQPYEALWYRRPLDLTPKEGKRTILHFEAVDYRAKVWVNDKEVGTHVGGNLPFHFDVTDVLKKEGGNTLTVRVEDSTGGSQLRGKQVLNPGGIFYTRNSGIWQTVWAEEVPQMHITGLNITSDIATGEIKVDGKLHGADYADVSRKIEVLEDGKVIAEGTGGQPVKIPNAKLWSPESPHLYDIRVSILGQGDEVTDQVTSYTGLRQVGKVKDKDGRWRFTLNGKTIFHWGPLDQGWWPDGLLTPPSDDAMVFEIQWLKDAGFNMIRKHIKVEPQRYYYHCDKIGMLVWQDQVSGGASPPWTKFDLDPKDAEWSDEDHKQWLSELDDMITLLGHFPSIVVWTPFNEAWGQHRTMQVGDWSVKRDATRHINIASGGNFWPVGDIADLHHYPDPGFPTEDKRYDDFIKVVGEFGGHGWPVKDHLWNVSKENWGYGGLPKSIEEYRERYVKSIQILTDLKAKGIAGGVYTQTADVEEEINGLMSYDRKVIKIPAEELKKIHAPLTAE